A region of the Pseudomonadota bacterium genome:
TTACATCCATAATATTGCCCACTTATGGAGGCATTATGGATATCGAAGTTGTAGAATTTTACCCGGAATCGGAAAAAGCAAAGCACAGAGGTTATATTGGCTCAATGCATGTCTATGTGTGTGATCTAGATAACGCAGTTCAGATTGATGTCAGGGGAATCTCTGTTTTCAATAACAAAGGATTCTGGTTTTTCAAGTTTCCAGCAAGGAAGGGGATAGACCAGGATACGAAAAAGCCCGTCAATTATCCCATTTTCTCTTTCACTGACCGTGAAAAGGACAAATCCTTTCGCAAATCTGTCATTGACCTGGGTCAAGAGTACATCAAAAAGAATTTTGCCGAAGTGTTAGCTTAGTTCGAATTCCTTTTTCTTAAACTCTATCTTATAGCCAAGCTGAATGATTTTCCTTAACGTCGGCTTGGTTAGAGTTCTTGTCCCGGCTATCTCTGCAAAAAGACCTGCTCGATCACAGGCAGGATAATAGACCTCCTTTCCATAATAAAACCTCTGTTCAATCAAAATTTTCATCGCGGCCATGGCCACCTCCTCAACAAATTTCATAAATCTCCTGCAATTATTTGTGTAAGGTCATTTAAAAATGCAACAAGGTAAATGTTATTGACTTTAACCGCAAGTTTAATCAAAAATTGAATGTTTATTAAACTAATGTGTATATAATGCGTAAAACTAAAATTAGTAAAGTTCGTAAATGGTGTACGGAAGATAACATTTCTATAAGTGAACTTAAAAGGCTATTACAGATTGACCGCTATTCTGCCTGGCAAATATTTGCCGGTAACCGTAAGCCAGACCAGGAAACAGCGGAAAAGATTTCACAATTCTCCCTAGGGAAGATAACTGTAGAAGAATTACTTCTTCCGGAATTCTTTGAAGACTGATAAGCGAATTCCATGCCAAGAAACAGCAAATCTTTAATTTAAATACAGATATCTAGAGTGAGCGCTACTTTTCAGATTGCTTAAAAAGTGAGTTTGATAGTAGAAACTTCCCTATGATGAAATATTTGACAGGTGTAAAAAAGTTGTATGAAAGTTTCAATGAGTTAATTCAATGGATCTTTTCAGTCCAAACCGCAAATTGGAGTTATGAATTGAAAAAAGTATTGGGTCTGATAATGTATGTTATGAAGTCAAAAAAGACTTTATCCATGCGCTTATCATACATACACTCAATCCTTTACGATAAAAACATTGATATAGAGCGTTTTTATCATCCTGCCCTTACTGGGCTCAATTCAGATATTTCGTAATAAAATTTATAAAAAGGATAAGGCTCAGAGACTGCAATCTCTGAGCCCGTGAAACTTGTAACCCCAAAGGGGACAAACAAAACATGTACGCATCATCGTACCAGCACGCTGGTTTTTCTTCTAGTCGAAATGAAGGACAATTTCGACCACGCTACCTTTTACCCCAAAATAGGGGAGGTCAAGGATGACCCAAAACAATGAAAATATCAAAATTGTTGATGAAGGAAATCTTCGTCAATATCGCACAGAAATCCCTAACATCGTTGAAGAGTATCTTTCTGACCCTTATGAGTTTAGAGTGTATTGTCATCTCAAAAGAAGGGCGGGAGATTCTGGTGCATGTACTGAATCCAGATCGAAAATGGCAAAAAAATGTGGAATGGGGATTGAAAAACTTCGCAAAGTTCTAATTTCGCTCTCCATGCTAAATCCAAAATTCGAAAATCTTCCCCTCATCATGATCAACAAAAGAAAAACTGAAAAGGGTGATCCTGACACGGATTTTATAACCATAATCGACCTTTGGAATATAAACTTTAAAATTCATTTTAGTCCCCCACCAGAAAGTGGAGGGGTACCCCATGAGACGGGGGAGGGTACCCCACGAGATGGGGGAGGGGTCCCCCACGAGGTGGGGGTGAAGAAAGAACCTTTTAAAGAAGATAAGAAAGAAAAAGAACAAAAAGAAAGAAAGAAGAAAGGCCGAAAAAATGGCGCAAAAGCGCCGTGTGTGTCTCAAAATCCTTCATCTTTTCCTCAAAAATCTTCATTTGGATCCGATGGAAAAGTCAAAATGACCGAGGTCGAATACAACAAACTTTTCACCGAATGGGGGAAGGGAAACCTCGAAGACCTTGTCGAGCAGCTCAACGACTACATCGGCTCTTCCGGCAAGCGATACAAATCCCACTACCACACCCTGCGCCAGTGGCACAGAAAGAGGTCTCAGGAGAAACCTGACCCTCGAGACAGAAGAACGAAAAACGTAGACGGAACAGCCGTCGATAGCCCAGTGGATGGATTGTTTTGATGGAAAAATTAGCAGACTGCCACCAGTCACAAGAAATCTTGCAAGTTCTGAGGGATTTTGCAGCGCATCCCAGAGGATTCTTGCTCATGGCCGGGAGTAACGGGACAGGGAAAACATACGCCTCGAAGGCTGTAGGGAGAGAGTGTAGGATTTCACAACCGTACAGTTCTGAATTTCCCGGGAAGATTTTCGTCAAGCAGGCAAATCTCAACACGCGCCTCAACGAGTATCGTTCGATGTGGGGAAATGTTCGATATCTTGAGAAATATTACGCTCATCCTGAGCTTTTGATCATCGACGATCTCGGCACGCGAACACCCTCAGAAGCCTTCATGGACTTCCTGTACGTCCTCGTCGACGATCGTTACGACAACAGGCATCGAAAGGGGACGATCATCACCACAAACTTGACAGCCTCACAAATGAGGGAAAGATTTGGC
Encoded here:
- a CDS encoding ATP-binding protein, coding for MEKLADCHQSQEILQVLRDFAAHPRGFLLMAGSNGTGKTYASKAVGRECRISQPYSSEFPGKIFVKQANLNTRLNEYRSMWGNVRYLEKYYAHPELLIIDDLGTRTPSEAFMDFLYVLVDDRYDNRHRKGTIITTNLTASQMRERFGDAFTSRAASGKLLRMDGDDRRFEEF